A window of Bufo gargarizans isolate SCDJY-AF-19 chromosome 9, ASM1485885v1, whole genome shotgun sequence contains these coding sequences:
- the CDC26 gene encoding anaphase-promoting complex subunit CDC26: MLRRKPTRLELKLDDIEEFESIRKDLESRKKQREEVDLSSSEADAASAPLSADSRTQTIHDRIGYKPQPKPNSHTTQFGNFEF, from the exons ATGCTGCGCAGGAAGCCCACCCGCCTGGAGCTGAAACTGGACGACATCGAGGAGTTTGAGAGCATCCGGAAGGACCTAGAG AGCCGGAAGAAGCAGCGGGAGGAGGTGGACCTGTCGTCCAGCGAGGCGGACGCCGCCTCTGCCCCCCTCAGCGCTGACTCAAGGACTCAGACCATACATGACAGGATCGGGTACAAGCCGCAGCCCAAACCCAACAGTCACACCACACAGTTTGGAAACTTTGAGTTTTAA